One stretch of Shewanella sp. Arc9-LZ DNA includes these proteins:
- a CDS encoding 5-formyltetrahydrofolate cyclo-ligase, which translates to MSITRFMANKDNRPVTSTSSARISYFATPTELEDPVFESVDMSRDNIRRHVRQERNSLSAEEQNQLALIASRHMLAEIQAQSAQHVALYVTHDGELATQKLIEALWDVDINLYLPRIHPFSKGNLLFVRYDRDSVMVNNQYGISEPQLNVQHVITVDKLDMIITPLVAFDEHGNRMGMGGGYYDRTLAQVVDNKPLAVGFAHDCQQVSQVPTDFWDIPLPVIITPTRKLAI; encoded by the coding sequence ATGAGTATCACGCGTTTTATGGCTAACAAGGACAATCGTCCTGTTACGTCAACCTCTTCGGCACGCATCAGCTATTTTGCCACGCCAACCGAACTCGAAGACCCCGTATTTGAAAGTGTCGACATGAGTCGCGATAATATTCGTCGCCATGTAAGACAAGAACGTAATAGCCTCAGCGCTGAAGAACAAAATCAATTAGCCTTAATTGCCAGCCGTCATATGTTAGCTGAAATTCAGGCACAGTCGGCTCAGCATGTTGCCTTGTATGTCACTCACGATGGTGAACTTGCTACTCAAAAACTGATTGAAGCGTTATGGGATGTCGACATTAATCTCTATTTGCCGCGTATTCATCCGTTTAGTAAGGGCAATTTGTTGTTTGTGCGCTACGATCGCGACTCGGTGATGGTTAACAACCAATATGGTATCAGCGAGCCACAGCTCAATGTGCAGCATGTCATTACCGTTGATAAGCTCGATATGATCATTACTCCGCTAGTCGCCTTTGATGAACACGGCAATCGCATGGGCATGGGCGGCGGATATTATGACCGCACCTTGGCACAAGTGGTCGATAACAAGCCGTTAGCCGTAGGCTTTGCCCACGACTGTCAGCAAGTCAGCCAAGTGCCTACTGATTTTTGGGATATCCCTTTGCCCGTGATTATTACCCCAACGAGAAAATTGGCTATTTAA
- a CDS encoding carboxypeptidase-like regulatory domain-containing protein: MTENNKSPFATNLLNSAPTQKKMQSAVKELEKVQKSQQSTAKKVEKQQAVEAQINKTGTPFWWMLLMFICSLVYLFPEAVFNAALTDVAGGRNSSIEDLRTVELFGRTISGIGVTLLLADLLLKGKKVANVTRALGYFALIAVLVWPTVFFGQKWLVDHFIIDASTPEERQQAYLSQLLRSALIENSITFEGIEYDPNKEHSAIEKTFLSVFGGLVYADDKLVDDLKDKKRLIMEKFVRDRAMSRFDEHYGHYDNFRQTLRNKYTEYASGSNQYNQALASVQTRSDSYWLDTQNQVKQGWEQYQKGTKAYEARVESRAQKIAPKLYDYFERRNKCAEKKSGSSKDRCFERLQNGYDKEIAKYGIPYIPPDDWLIREEISTSENVGNSIISGIMSLGLFTAMQAADAITGGDAGFKDHRMVYTNDVNHYKKVLMIKMAPDFVKESGGYSLGINSIHQFRVHELTSIKVNKKLKQKGLTLSPSWSITDRNSFDIAVAKKVRQQADAEWRSKMKAKGSDMPPNLSWQTFQQQSDIQQRIKQEMKELYVNPTLADWNNREFKQHIIEPNIKRKTTEYLNVLEAQLVEFADGGAFESTGKSALRSTIIPPISMAISLALVLLTVLKLPMKAVELVQAKRASSAPRVKPNRLIKPVISTVLLASIFVVPLSMGGNQYTMPGSSLHYFFDQMEKNDSATVSYTLKWLLVTLPIVQPVGSSIDQRLLITQGFNAISDPINRFDLAVMPAHKATQPAKSSPTNTALLPLTIKSNIANANVSVMNIKPKYQAGMMLPAGNYDIKVSASGQEPIRQWIYLKAGQTSFDINF, encoded by the coding sequence ATGACTGAAAATAACAAAAGTCCATTTGCAACAAATCTGCTTAACAGCGCTCCTACACAAAAAAAAATGCAATCCGCGGTAAAAGAGCTGGAAAAAGTACAAAAAAGTCAGCAATCAACCGCTAAAAAAGTAGAAAAGCAGCAAGCAGTTGAAGCCCAGATAAATAAAACGGGTACCCCCTTCTGGTGGATGTTGTTGATGTTCATTTGCTCACTAGTGTATTTGTTCCCTGAAGCGGTATTTAATGCAGCGTTGACCGATGTTGCTGGAGGACGAAACTCCAGCATAGAAGACTTACGAACAGTAGAGCTATTTGGCCGAACAATCAGTGGAATAGGCGTTACGTTACTGTTAGCTGATTTATTATTAAAGGGTAAAAAAGTCGCTAACGTTACGCGCGCTTTAGGTTACTTTGCACTCATTGCGGTACTTGTGTGGCCAACGGTATTTTTTGGACAAAAATGGTTAGTCGATCATTTTATTATTGACGCTTCAACGCCTGAAGAACGCCAGCAAGCTTATTTATCGCAGTTACTCCGTAGTGCGTTAATTGAAAACTCAATCACATTCGAAGGTATTGAGTATGATCCCAATAAAGAACACAGTGCTATCGAAAAAACCTTTTTATCGGTATTTGGTGGATTAGTTTACGCTGACGACAAATTAGTCGACGATTTAAAGGACAAAAAGCGTTTGATAATGGAAAAGTTTGTTCGCGATCGAGCCATGTCTCGGTTTGACGAACACTATGGCCATTATGATAATTTCCGCCAAACACTGCGCAATAAATACACTGAGTATGCCTCGGGTTCAAATCAATATAACCAAGCCTTAGCCAGTGTACAAACTCGGTCGGATTCGTACTGGTTAGACACCCAAAATCAAGTTAAGCAAGGGTGGGAACAATACCAAAAAGGCACCAAAGCTTATGAAGCTAGGGTGGAATCGCGAGCTCAAAAAATTGCTCCAAAACTATATGACTATTTTGAACGTCGTAATAAATGCGCAGAAAAGAAAAGTGGTAGTAGTAAGGATAGATGTTTTGAGCGATTACAAAATGGCTATGACAAAGAAATAGCCAAGTACGGTATTCCTTATATTCCTCCAGATGATTGGTTAATTCGCGAAGAGATCTCAACCTCAGAAAACGTCGGCAATTCTATTATTTCAGGCATTATGAGCTTAGGCTTATTCACGGCGATGCAGGCTGCAGATGCTATCACTGGTGGCGATGCTGGCTTTAAAGATCATCGAATGGTGTACACCAACGATGTAAATCATTATAAAAAAGTATTGATGATAAAAATGGCACCTGATTTTGTTAAGGAGTCGGGGGGCTACTCTCTAGGCATTAACTCAATCCATCAATTTAGAGTTCATGAACTTACCAGTATAAAAGTTAATAAGAAGCTAAAGCAAAAAGGCTTAACCTTATCCCCTTCTTGGTCAATCACCGATCGCAACAGCTTTGATATCGCTGTCGCTAAAAAAGTGCGTCAACAGGCTGATGCCGAGTGGCGTTCAAAAATGAAAGCTAAGGGTAGCGATATGCCACCGAATTTGAGCTGGCAAACCTTTCAACAGCAAAGCGATATTCAACAGCGTATAAAACAAGAAATGAAAGAGTTGTACGTTAATCCTACGCTAGCCGATTGGAATAATCGCGAGTTTAAGCAACATATTATTGAGCCCAATATAAAACGTAAAACCACTGAATACCTCAATGTGCTCGAAGCTCAACTAGTTGAGTTTGCCGATGGTGGTGCGTTTGAATCAACAGGTAAATCGGCATTACGTTCAACTATTATTCCGCCAATTTCTATGGCGATTAGCTTAGCATTAGTGTTACTTACCGTATTAAAGCTACCGATGAAAGCGGTCGAACTAGTACAAGCTAAACGTGCGTCCTCTGCGCCAAGAGTTAAGCCTAATCGCTTGATAAAACCGGTGATATCAACGGTGTTATTAGCGTCAATATTTGTGGTTCCGTTATCGATGGGCGGCAACCAATACACTATGCCAGGCTCATCACTGCATTACTTTTTTGATCAAATGGAAAAGAACGATTCTGCCACGGTGTCATATACGCTTAAATGGTTACTTGTGACCTTGCCGATTGTACAACCTGTCGGCTCTTCAATAGACCAGCGCTTACTAATTACCCAAGGCTTTAATGCCATTAGCGACCCCATTAATCGCTTTGATTTAGCGGTAATGCCAGCACATAAGGCCACTCAACCGGCTAAATCATCACCTACCAATACCGCCCTATTACCCCTAACGATTAAGAGTAATATCGCAAATGCCAACGTGTCTGTGATGAATATTAAGCCCAAATATCAAGCCGGCATGATGCTACCTGCTGGCAATTATGACATTAAAGTCTCTGCTTCAGGACAAGAGCCCATTAGACAATGGATATATTTGAAAGCTGGCCAAACGAGTTTCGACATTAATTTTTAA
- a CDS encoding glycerophosphodiester phosphodiesterase family protein has translation MTSRVVAPYFYSIIMAVLLLILAGCKSIPTPSPKPVNIVPTELSHLPTDAATQGLNIIDTQLSLGDRNLYLANNGNIKMLSTAECRLDISAHRGDFRQPESSANAIAAALNDNFNSVEIDVMLLKDGTWVNHHDSQTGRATVYYTGERFKLNRMNFQEFANLKLRDKQSNHLLDQRPIAAVEAFKTFAAYRNHNQQLNVEVKSDTNGQKLVELDNMLRKYIGLGGFYYSATSQDTLYKLRGINPSVYLGFIQGGHPTSIEKLTADLRKGVKNDTYYLDNKNKLELVGRYGTKRYRSRYKDYTAKSSLSELQRKLGKNSGLHLDIRSFMQHTNVKYHAHQLGMKVYTYSLNGSEYHQSQLIKLTTDQLPDGAIVDATPYKICQRLFNAALPVKRYQPLSHLGRYIASLPQDADFDRFAEMRGYQNEGYYLSLDSGLAAINATPVKVVPNTIPTPLLEHGFPTITDEKIDNNTGDTIILRLPARQAK, from the coding sequence ATGACAAGTCGTGTCGTCGCCCCCTATTTTTACAGCATCATTATGGCTGTACTACTGCTGATTTTAGCAGGCTGTAAATCCATCCCAACGCCTTCACCTAAGCCTGTTAATATTGTTCCCACTGAGTTATCTCATTTACCAACTGATGCAGCTACCCAAGGCTTGAATATTATTGATACTCAGCTGAGCCTGGGCGACCGTAATTTATATCTGGCCAATAATGGCAATATCAAAATGCTGTCTACTGCCGAATGTCGATTAGACATATCAGCTCATCGGGGCGATTTTCGGCAGCCAGAAAGCAGTGCCAATGCCATTGCAGCGGCGTTAAATGATAATTTTAACAGTGTTGAAATTGACGTAATGCTACTCAAAGATGGTACTTGGGTTAATCATCACGATAGTCAGACCGGTCGCGCGACGGTGTATTACACCGGTGAACGCTTCAAACTAAACCGTATGAACTTTCAAGAGTTTGCTAATCTCAAACTGCGAGACAAGCAAAGTAACCATTTACTGGATCAACGCCCTATTGCTGCGGTTGAAGCCTTTAAAACCTTTGCGGCATATCGCAATCACAATCAACAACTGAATGTAGAAGTTAAGTCTGACACCAACGGCCAAAAACTCGTTGAACTCGATAATATGCTCAGAAAATATATTGGTTTAGGTGGCTTTTATTACTCTGCAACAAGTCAAGACACACTCTATAAACTCCGAGGTATTAACCCTTCAGTTTATTTAGGCTTTATTCAAGGTGGACACCCAACAAGCATTGAAAAATTAACGGCTGATTTGCGTAAAGGCGTAAAAAACGATACTTATTATTTAGATAATAAAAATAAGCTTGAGCTAGTGGGTCGATACGGTACTAAGCGTTATCGTTCACGTTATAAAGATTATACGGCAAAATCCTCACTTTCTGAATTACAGAGAAAACTGGGTAAAAACTCTGGGCTCCACCTAGATATCCGTAGCTTTATGCAACATACCAACGTTAAATATCATGCACATCAACTCGGAATGAAAGTGTATACCTATTCGCTCAATGGTAGCGAGTATCATCAATCACAGCTCATCAAATTAACCACAGATCAACTTCCTGATGGCGCCATTGTCGATGCGACACCTTACAAAATTTGCCAACGTCTATTCAATGCTGCTTTGCCAGTTAAACGTTATCAGCCATTGAGCCATCTTGGTCGCTATATTGCGTCTTTACCGCAAGATGCTGACTTTGATCGTTTTGCCGAAATGCGTGGCTATCAAAACGAAGGTTACTATCTATCATTAGACTCTGGCCTTGCTGCCATCAACGCGACTCCCGTTAAAGTAGTGCCAAACACTATTCCTACTCCGTTGTTAGAACATGGTTTTCCTACTATCACTGATGAAAAAATTGATAACAATACAGGTGATACAATCATTTTAAGGTTGCCTGCACGCCAAGCTAAATAG
- a CDS encoding cell division protein ZapA — translation MSNSAVDITLLGRTYSIACPKGREDALRTVAREVENQLTTLKSRTNNLSREELAIMAALNIGNELYEEKQKNKQYMAQMDERISLLQSTLETSLVERSR, via the coding sequence ATGAGTAACAGTGCTGTTGACATTACCCTATTAGGGCGCACCTACTCTATCGCATGTCCAAAAGGACGCGAAGATGCATTGCGGACTGTTGCCAGAGAAGTTGAAAACCAACTGACAACCTTAAAGTCGCGTACTAATAATTTAAGCCGTGAAGAGTTAGCCATTATGGCGGCGCTGAACATTGGCAATGAATTGTATGAAGAAAAACAAAAAAACAAACAATATATGGCGCAAATGGATGAGCGTATTTCTTTGTTACAGTCAACGTTGGAAACATCGTTGGTTGAACGAAGCCGCTAG
- a CDS encoding UPF0149 family protein, producing the protein MAIPPSLCIEKLKQALDYAEVGQHPVEVHGALVGIICGGVKQENLAWLKPLVELMNDGQPLEPNLQQLISDLYQDTVTRLVDFEFGFTLLLPEEEAPLSDRVEALALWTQSFLTGIAIIQPELNKASTDVREVIKDLADIAQVEFDVGDDEESEVAYEELQEFVRMSAILCYSEFGLDMPLNDTDEHSTFH; encoded by the coding sequence ATGGCAATCCCACCTTCATTATGTATCGAAAAACTAAAACAGGCCTTAGATTACGCTGAAGTCGGCCAGCATCCAGTAGAAGTGCACGGGGCGCTTGTTGGGATTATTTGTGGTGGTGTAAAGCAAGAAAATTTAGCCTGGCTCAAGCCGTTAGTTGAGTTAATGAACGACGGTCAACCGCTAGAACCAAACTTACAACAGCTGATCAGCGATTTGTATCAAGACACCGTGACCCGCTTAGTCGATTTCGAATTTGGCTTTACTCTTTTATTACCAGAAGAAGAAGCGCCACTGAGCGATCGCGTTGAAGCGTTAGCCTTGTGGACCCAAAGTTTTTTAACGGGCATTGCCATTATTCAACCAGAGCTAAACAAAGCGTCAACCGATGTGCGTGAGGTAATTAAAGACCTTGCCGATATCGCTCAAGTAGAATTTGATGTCGGTGATGACGAAGAATCAGAAGTTGCCTACGAAGAACTGCAAGAGTTTGTCAGAATGTCAGCTATTTTATGTTATTCAGAGTTTGGCTTAGACATGCCTTTGAATGACACCGATGAGCATTCTACTTTTCACTAA